From the Rhinopithecus roxellana isolate Shanxi Qingling chromosome 5, ASM756505v1, whole genome shotgun sequence genome, the window AAGAGCTGGTTCTTGTCCTTGAGCTCTTCCTCTGATTTTTGCTTACTCAGTGGTTTGTAGCTGTAATAACAGTTGTACTTACATGAAAAGACAAAAGGGTTAAGAGCATGGCCtacaccaggcgcggtggctcacgcctgtaatcccaccactttgggaggctgaggttggcagatcacctgaggtcgagagttcaagaccagcctgaccaacatggagaaaccctgtctctactacaaatacaaaaattagctgggcgtggtggcgcatgcctgtaatcccagttatttgggaggttgaggcaagagaattgcttgaacctaggaggtggaggctgtggtgagctgagattgcgccattgcactccagcctgggcaacaagaacaaaactccgtctcaaaaaaaaaaaaaaaaaaaagggccaggcgcggtggctctagcctgtaatcccagcactttgggaggccgagacgggtggatcacgaggtcaggagatggagaccatcctggctaacacggtgaaaccccgtctctactaaaaaatacaaaaaactagccgggcgaggtggcgggcgcctgtagtcccagtacttgggaggctgaggcaggagaatggcgtgaacccgggaggcggagcttgcagtgagctgagatccagccactgcactccagcccgggcgacagagcgagactccgtctcaaaaaaaaaaaaaaaaaaaaaaaaaaaaaggcctacaGAGTTACCCAAACGCATCCCGTTCCTATCCTGGCTATTTACATAGTGGTATATGACCTTCAGTGAGTTGCATAACCTCCCTGAGGTCCTGTTTCCCCATTTTGGCAATTAGGACAATACCCACATCTcatagtattattattaataataagagAGAAAACACATGTGCATTTCTTAGCCCAGTAGTTGGGctaatatgtaataaaataatctaatgTTTATCATCTAATAAACTCTAATATCACCAATAttagagttttttcttttctctttttctttttttttgagacggagtctcgctctgtcgcccaggctggagtgcagcggcgctatctgggctcacggcaagctccgtctcccgcgttgccattctcctacctcagcctcacaagtagctgggactacaggcagccatcaccacactcggctaattttttgtatttttagtagagacggggtttcactatgttagccaggatggtctcaatctcttgaccttgtgatccgcctgcctcagcctcccaaagtgctggggttacaggcgtgagccactgcgccgggcctagagttttttcttaaagttctcagtctttttttttttttttttttttttttgagacggagtcttgctctgccacccaggctggagtgcagtggccggatctcagctcactgcaagctccgcctcccgggtttacgccattctcctgcctcagcctcccaagtagctgggactacaggcgcccgcctcgtcgcccggctagttttttgtatttttaagtagagacagggtttcaccgtattagccaggatggtctcgatctcctgacctcgtgatccgcccgtctcggcctcccaaagtgctgggattacaggcttgagccaccgcgcccggctagttctcAGTCTTTATTGCTAGTATTTTGTCTTCaaaactttctcatttttttaagtcagagtctcgctctgtcacctaggctggagtgcaatgatgtgatcttgtctcactgcaacctctgcctctggggataaagtgattctcctgcctcagcctcctgagtagctgggattatagacatgcgccaccacgcccggctaatgtttgtatttttagtagagatggggtctcatcatgtttcccaggctggactcgaactcctaacctcaggttatccaccagccttggcctcccaaagtgttgagattataggcatgagccactgtgccctgctatcTTCAAAACTCTTAAGCCCAAATAATAGATCAGGAACTAAAACCTATTTATACAGACTTTTCAGcgtattatttctatttctgataGTGCAAAACTTCGAAGCTAGCCTCAAAGATGAGAAATGAGTCTTCTCTCCAGGAtttcaccaccactaccaccaccagaATCTTCATCTCGAGATCACTAACTACAGGCAGCCCTTCCTCTCCTGAAGGCTTCACCCTCCTGTTGATGGGCCATAGCTAAGTGTGATTTCCAATCAGCAGTGGTCCTGGCGTGGAGTCCAAAAAGCTCTTGCTTGAGACTTAAGATAGTAGCACCACTGATTCTTGCGCTGACAATGGTTCTTACACCTAGTTGTGCCTCACCCCTGAAAATTCCACTCACGTTCCTGAGGTGGAACCCAGACCCTAACACAGTAAACAAGTCCCACgagtgattctgatgcagaaCCAAGGATTGAGATCCACTACCCTAGAATAGTGGCCAAGTTGATTTACCCTGATGCTCACCCTTTTCTGACATTCCTTCTGGTGGTGGTATCAGTAGCTTTCATTTGCCTAGGAGggcagaaacaaagaaatgaatcAGAAACTCATAGTACTGTTAAGTGTGCAGTGAACAGGCAGAACAAAGAACTTGAGTTGCTGAGGAAAGAACCAGAGATGACATACAAGGCAAATGGCACAAGCTTGAGAGCTCTGAGGGACTATGCATTATTGTTTCAGCACAGACTATTGAAAAGGCTTATTAGTAGCAAAGGAGCATGACCCCAACCACCCCAACATCCTGACAGAGCTGCTCCTCTCAAGATGGCGTAGATATCTCATGTCAATCTCACTCACCTGGGAACTGAATGCTGGCtggggagacacacacacaccacgctaGGGCTGGACTGTGGTCAGACCAGCAATCTAGGATAACAACTAGTCCCCACCCCACATGACTGCCCCTCAGGGTTGGTGTATGACTATAGTGCTGCCATTTGTATGCTCCGAGCAAGCGATGAAAGAGGAAAGAACACCTCTTATAGCCCTGGCTGTGTCTCTTCAGAAAGATCAACACAGAGGGTTCCGGCAAAGAGCTCAGCAATGCTGCACAGCTCTGGGCCACTGACTGAAGGCCAGTTGTTCAGGAGCCTTGTATTCCCCAAAACCCTGTTTTCTAATTCTATGTACTGATCAATTTCTAGGAAGATGTTCTAACTGGATACTAATGATCCGTTCTCACCCATTCTCTCGTCTCAGTTTGGTGATTTTTGTAACATCATTCTCTGGACCTCCTGAATGAAGCTGTTTGGAAACATCGACTTCTTTGGACCTAACAGGTAAGAGACTCTTAGAAGTGGCCCGAGTTTGTGTGTCTGCAAAGGAAAACGAGAGGTAAAACTTCTGGCATCATGAGCCGACAGCTGCAACCCTGTAACAAACAGAGCCCCATTCTAAGTTgtcataaatcttttttttttttttttttttttgagacggagtctcgctctgccgcccaggctggagtgcagtggccggatctcagctcactgcaagctccgcctcctgggttcacgccattctcctgcctcagcctcccgagtagctgggactacaggcgcccgccacgtcgcccggctagttttttgtatttttagtagagacggggtttcaccgtgttagccaggatggtctcgatctcctgaccttgtgatccgcccatctcggcctcccaaagtgctgggattacaggcttgagccaccgcgcccagcccagttgTCATAAatctttactttattttaaaaaatattattaattttttgagacagagtctcgctctgtggcccaggctggagtacagtggtgtgatcttggctcactgcaaccgctgcctcttgcgttcaagcgattctcctacctcagcctcctgaatagttggactacaggcacctaaaatacgttttaaaataaaattaaaataaaattaaaaatagagacagggtctcactatgttgcccagcctggcctcgagctcctgggttcaagcaatcctcctgccttggcctcccaggcgtgagccaccatgcctggccaaatctttattttcattctggCAAATTTCAACATGTGATATtaattcaaaagaataaaacttccaGGCTAATTggcaataaaaaccaaaattctTTAAATGTGACAGTACAGTGTGTTTGAGGGTAGCCAAAAGTTTCGTTGAACTGAAAGGTGGAGGCTGTAAAAGTGAACATGGAGATGGACACCAGCAGAGAGCAGGATGGAAGTTAGCAGGTAAAACATGGCTGAATCCTTGTACCATCTCGTTAAGCTCCTCCAAGCACGCTGCACACTTTCCTAAGGCATGACTGAGCTGCTCtgagtttttttaaatcactacttcattctttttcccaGAATATCTTCCTAACCACTCTAAGACATCTTTGTGTCCCCATCACCTAGGAGAGTATTTGGCATATGAACAGGGGTTCAATAACTGCTTGTTGAATAAATCAAACACTTCACAGTTGCATGGGTTGTCTCACAGACCATCTCTAAACCACCTGTCTGGTTCCTTCCTCTTCCATGCTGACTGCCTCTACCACCAGCTCTTTTGTTTACCCTTCGTTAAGTTTAGGGTTTCCCTATTAGGCATACTAATCTGATCTTCTTGCCAGATAACCAGAGAAATGGCCCTGGCGTAACACTCTTCTTCCCCAAAGGAGAGAATTTTCCTTCATCCTTGTGCCAGCTCCCCAACCACACAGTCCATCATTCGTGTTCTACAGCAAATTCAAGTCACTTATCTGGAGTTAAGCAGCCCCCCTCCACACGCAGGCTTTTCTGGACTCATTCTCACTTTGTTCACTGTAAAATGGCCCCTTTAAGCTTGACCTAACTTAAGAGCCATTACAATCAAATCAGATTGAAGAAATGCGGTACAAATGAGGTATTCAAAGGGTTCTTTTTGAGGTGTCTGTCTGAAGTAAAAGGTAACCTTGGAGAAATATCATCTTCTCCTCTCTCAAGTATTAGCAAGTTATAAACAACAAATCTACTCCATGTAAAATGGAATTAACAGTCGATTGATCAAAATTGACTAGAATTGGTTCCAATAATTTGTATTTGCTAAAACCTAAGGATTGCAATGTAGGAAAAATTTAGTAGGATTTCACAAAGCTGTCTCCCAAAAATGGGAGACACTGGGAGGGGAACTGGATGGCTGGTgtcaaggaagggaaggaaacttGTTTATCATTGTATAtggttttccaactttttttttacatgtgCATATATTACTTATCCAGCCCATgctcaaaatcaaaacaaaaaacctgggaggcagcctAAAAATTGGAAACTGTTCCAGTTACATATGATCATAAAGCTGGGACAGAGATGGAAATCAAAGAGATGAACACTTCCAGCTTGGCTGAGAGAGCTAGTCACTGCCCACTGACTGAGGGGCACTGCATCTAAGGGAAAGACACAGCAAGCAGCTGAGACCTGGCTCCAGTTCTTCTAGCAACTCCTAGTCCCTGCTGGTGCCAGGATTACCATTCAGGTGTTCTGTGGCAACACAAGACAACAAACAACCCAAAAGCCTATTTACTTCAGAGCTCAATCCTGCCAAGGTTTATGTACCAGCTGAGTGGAATCATCTGGGAAGGGATCATAAATAGCTACTCCACAATCTCCCACAACAGTTTTCTGATGTCTGAAGCTTATTCTGTACTATAATCTCTAGATTAGGCAGTTTCCTGACTGCAAACCCCATGAGATGACTTTGAACCACAAGCAAAGCAACACAAAGCAGATGGCAAAGCAATTAAAAACTCCATTTTTAATCATGTCTGTCTCTTCGCCCAAGTTTCTCAAATACTTTGCTTAGGTCTAACCCCTCTCTCCCACTTCACTCAACAAACGTATAATGAGAATGTGGTAATGAGAAACACGGCGCAGATATAAAGGTGAACAAAGAACCCTAAGCATTCCACTCCACTTCTCAAATGactctcccctttcctccctgaAAACAAACCCAATCCCTCAAGATGGCCCAAGTCTGGAAATAAGACGGATAACCGGTTAGAAGGGGATTCCTAGCTTAATGGGAATAACATTGTACAATAACCAACTTGAATCTAACTGATGAATACAGTACATACGCGGGCAGAAAAATGCAGAGCAGCTCTAAAATCCTACCACATGGCCCTTCCCCTAACTCCCATCATAAACCTACACACCCTGGTTATAGGGCGCTCGCAGGTTTTCAGGGCCGGCGGGACACCCTCCCAGTGCCCACGCCACCCACTGGATCTCCACACTCCCGGGACCATCCCCGGCCAGGCCGCAGTGCCCCGGGCGCGGCGTGGACACTCACCTGCGGGCTGGCCGCCGCTCAGCGCAGAGGCGGGCTGCAGGTTATACACTGTCTTAACCACACTGGTCATCGTAACGAGGCGGCACGGCTGAACTCTGGAAGGTACAGGATGAATGTTACCCAGCGCTGGACTACTGGGCCCGAGAGTGGTGGGCTTGGGGATAGAGCGACCCGACAGGCCCCGGCTCGGGgttggaaaagagaaaatcctCCTTTCCCAGCTCTTTCCGTCCTTCCTCCCATCCAGCCCAGTCCCTCGCCCCGGGAGAGCCGAACCCAGGAGCCCGCCGGTCCTGCCCGCAGTCCTTGTCGCTCTCTTTCAAAAGATCCCCTGAACCAACTGTCGCGCCTCCTGCCAAGTCGGCCGCCTCGGTTTCAAATGGAAACTTCCGGTAGCTGGGCGGAAGTGGGTGGGAATCGCACTCTGTAGAAAGCCATGTTGTACGGAACATTCTGTCCCGGGGCGGGGGTTTGGGAGCCGCCATGCTGTACGGAAGGTTCTCTCGGAGGCCGGAGGCAGACCTAGCGAAAGGTGTTGGAGCCCCCAGGTCTGGGCGGAGGAGGAGGGTGATGCAATTTGTAGGCTTGAATGGAGCTAATGAGCTACCAGCGTCATATTCCGGGATGGAGACGCAAACGTGGCCACATTAAGGGTCCATGTCACAATCCTCTTTATTTAGTTTGGGATTGTTAGGGATATTGCCAGGAGCACAGGTTATTTGGAGGAAAACTACATGTTACAGGAGGAGAGTGGCAGTGAGGCTTGAAGAAAAGGACCTATGGGCTGAGATACCTGAGGCACCTACCTGAGGTCCTAATTTTAATAGCACTTACCCAGATTTTAAGTAGCGATTCAAAGCTATTCTTAATAAACAGGGTAGTTTGCATCATTAAATGCACTAGTTCATTCATTTCAtccagcatttattgagcacctcctgATTACCCAGCAATGTTCTCAGTGGGTGGGAGGGACTCAGGGAGAGCAAATATCAAGATTGACCTTGGCTCTGCCCTCCTGGAGTTTACAACTTAGGAAACAGACAGTGAACAAATAAtcacatgaataaatatatatttacagattgtggtgaaattgtgaagaaggctggtcgcagtggctcatagctgtaatttcagcactttgggaggtggaggcgggtggactgcttgagtccaggagttcaagaacagcctgggcaacatagtgaaaccccatctctacaaaaaatacaaaaattagccgggcgtcgtggcatgctcctgtagtcccagctaccctggaggctgaggtggggggattatGTGACctccagggggcagaggttgcagtgagccgagattgcaccactgcactccaccctgggtgacagagcatgatcttaaaaaccaaaccaaaccacacacacacacacacacacaatgaagaaaaagtacaaaatccTATAAGATAGAAAAGCAGGGAAACTTAGATTATATTGGGGGCTCAGGGAAGACCTCTCTGAGATGATGTTTGAttaaggaaggaggagagggagttAATCTCATTGGGGAAAGGGGAAAATGCAAAGTCCCAAGGCAGAAACGGGTTCTTccacaggcacagaaagataggAATAGAGTGGTACAGATAAAACTGGAGAAATAAGAAGTCAAGAGACAAATTTTACGGGCTAAGGTATAGAGATTAGATTTTATCTAAAAGTAATGGAAAGTCACTGAAGCATTATAGCAGGAGAGtgtcataaaatttatattttattttattttatttttttgagacagggtctcactctgttgcccaggctggagtgcaatcatagttcactgcaaccttgaactcctgggttcaggagatcctcccacctcagcctcctgagcagctaacACTAAAGgttaaaggtgcatgccaccaggcccagctagttttgtacagatggggtcctgctatgttgcccagactggtcttaaactcctggcctcaaatgatcttcccacctcagcctcccaacaggcatgagccactgtacctggctcaatttatatatatatatatatatatattcttttctttctttctttttcttttttttttttttttggagacgaagtctcattcggttgcccaggctggagtgcagtggtgtgatcttggctcggctcactgcaacctccgcctcctgagttcaagagattctcctgcctcagtctcccaagtagctgctaccatgcttggctaactttttgtatttttagtagagacagggtttcaccatgttggccaggctggtctcaaactcctgacctccagtgatctgcccgcctcagcctcccaaagtgctggggcaggtgtgagccaccgcgcccagccctttttcTTTTCGAATAATTGGGCTTGAATAATTGTGTGGACAGAGTCACTATTTTCTGCTGGGGAAATTGAGAGTTCAGTTTTGAACGTGGAAAACCAGACATATCTTTGAGGCATTCCAGTGGGGTGGTCATGTAGGCAATTGGAAGTACAGGCCTTGAGCCCGGAAGAGAGCCTGGATTGGAGATACACTCTTGGGAGTTATTGACATATGAATGTACTTAAAATCTTGAtatttaggagttcgagaccagcctggccaacacgacgaaaccctgtctctgctaaaaatacaaaacaatggccgggcacagtgactcacgcttgtaatcccagcactttgggaggccgaggtgggatcacttgaggccagaaattcgaaaccagactggtcaacatggtgaaatcccgtctctactaaaaatagaaaaattagccaggcgtggtggtgcatgcctgtaatcccagctactcgggaggctgaggcaggagaatgacttgaacctgggaggtggaggttgcagtgagccgaatggtgccactgtactccagcctgggtaacagagcgagactctgtctcaaacaaaataaaataaaaaataaaataaaacaaaaccttgaTATTCGATAAGATCAAGAGAAGAAGTGTGCAGAGAGCCTTTGGGCCAAGGACAGGACACTAGCATTTTGAAGTTGCAATGGTAATAAGGTGCTTGCCAAGAGACCTGATAAAGAGGTGCCAGAGAGGTGAGAAGAGAACAAAAGAAGGGTGGTGTTCCAAAATCTAAGGAGGAAGTGGCAAGCTGCTGAAGGAGGAAGTGGTGAACTATTGAAAATAGTTGACGTTCTAACTCTGCTGCCGCCATGGCTCCTGTGAAAAAGCTTGTGGCGAAGGGGGGCAAAAAAAGAAGCAGGTTCTGAAGTTCACTCTTGATTGCATCCACCCTGTAGAAGATGGAATCATGGATGCTGCCAATTTTGAGCAGTTTTTGCAAGAAAGGATCAAAGTGAACGAAAAAGCTGGGAACCTTGGTGGAGGGGTGGTAACCATCGAAAGGAGCAAGAGCAAGATCACCGTGACATCTGTGGTgcctttctccaaaagggatttgAAATATCTcaccaaaaaatatttgaagaagaatAATCTATGTGACTGGTAGCACGTAGTTGCCAACAGCAAAGAGAGTTATGAATTACGTTACTTCTAGATTAACCAGGACGAGGAAGACGAGGAAAATGAggattaaatttcatttatcaagAATATTTTGTATGAGTTCTTGAATAAAACttgggaaccaaaaaaaaaaaaaaaaaaacacacacacacacacacacaaatagctgAAAGGGCAAGTAGAACGAGAACGAAAAGCATCCAGTGAATTTAGCAACAGAGAAGTCGTGATGAGTCTAGCAAGAGGAATGCTGGTGGAGCGTTTGGGGTGGCAGTCACATGGGCATGGGTTGAAGAGTACGTGGgagatgaggaagcagagatgGCAGGTGTAACTCCAGGAGTCTGTTGCAAAAAAAGCAGAGCAACTGGGCAGTAACTGGAGATGGGTTATGGGGGTCAAAGAAAGCTTTCTCTAAAGCTGTGGACATGTGGGCCCGGCGGgatggctcagcctgtaatcccagtactttgggaggctgaggtgggcggatcacgaggtcaggagaccgagaccatcctggctaacacggtgaaaccccgtctctactaaaaatacagaaaaactagccgagtgtggtgacgggtgcctgcagtcccagctactcgggaggctgaggcaggagaatggcgtcaatctgggaggtggagcttgcagtgagccgagatcgcgccactgcactccagcctgggtgacagaggcagactccgtctcaaaaagaaaaaaaaaaaaaaaaaaaaagctgtggatATGTGTGCCGATAGGAATGAGCCAGTAGAACGGAGGGAAAGGATGCTCAGGAGCAAGGAAGAAGGAAGATGGGATCCAGAGTAGCATCTTTAAATTCCCTTATTCATATGCccctacaaaaaaacaaaaaacaaacaaaacaaaacaaaaaaaaaaacccaaaaaaaccctCTTGCCTGTTTTTACATGATACTTAATATTTAAgtttactttgatttttatttttttagaggaaggatcttgctatgtcatccatgctagagtgcagtggctattcataggtgTGATCATAGATAGcatactgcagccttgaacttctggactcaagccatcctcccacttcagcctcctgagtagccaagactgtaggcatgcaccatctCACCtggcttaaatttttttcataacttTAAATCATTGTGAGGGACATACTTTCTGCCTGTTGtatattgtttactttttttttttttttttgagataaggtttcgcttggttgcccaggctggagtgcagttgtgcgatcatagctcattgcagccttcaactcctgggctcaagcgatcctcctgcctcagcctcccaactagttggggctataggcacatgccaccatgcctggctaattaaaaaaaatttttttgtgcaaatgaggtcttgctatattgcccaggctggtcgggagctcctggcctcaactgattctcccaccttggcctcccaaagtgcagagattacaggcatgagccacccacctggTCATATTGTGTATACtttgtattcatttcttttctttcttttttttttttttttgagatggagtctttttttttttttttttttttttttttgagacggagtctcgctctgtcgcccgggctggagtgcagtggccggatctcagctcactgcaagctccgcctcccgggtttacgccattctcctgcctcagcctcccgagtagctgggactacaggcgcccgccaggtcgcccggctagttttttgtattttttttttagtagagatggggtttcaccatgttagccaggatggtctcgatctcctgacctcgtgatccacccgtctcggcctcccaaagtgctgggattacaggcttgagccaccgcgcccggcctgagatggagtcttattctgttgcccaggctggagtgcagtggtgccatctcagctcattgcaaactgtGTCTCCCgtactcaagtgattctcctgcctcagcctcccgagtagctgggatgacaggtgtgcaccaccacgccaggttaatttttgtatttttaccagagacagggtttcaccatgttagccagggaggtcttgaactcctgacctcaggtgatccgcctgcctcagcctcccaaagtgttgggattacaggcatgagccactgcgcctagcccttCGTATTCATTTCTAAAATTGTTTCTCATGGTGTTTTTTGGATAATTTATATTGTTATGTCTTCAAGTGCACTACTGTTTATTTTCCTGCAATGTCTAAACTGTTGTTATTCCATTCAGTGATTTTTcatctcagacttttttttttaattttaaaaacacttttaaattctttattttggaaTCGTTATAATTGACAGGAAGTTACAATGATAGTACAGGGAGGTCCTTTGGactctttacccagtttcccccaatggttTTGTTTCAGcacaattttaagttttattgagatatacttAAGATTCCATAAACCacacattttaagtgtacaatttgataagtttAGAAATTACAtatacctgtgaaaccatcaccacaattaaaataataaacacaccCGTCATACCCAAATCATTCCTCCTTCCCCTTGGTACTTCTTCCCATCCTCTTCTTTCTGCCTACCCCAACCACCCCATCATCTCAGACAATTTAGTTTTCGTCTCTAAAATTCAAAGtgggtatttaaaaatatcttcctaGTCTCTACTTAGTACGTATGGAATACaattataattcttttaatgtCCTTGTCCAATTCTCACATAGGTGTCAGCTGTGGTGGTTTcaattgatttttctccttatgATGGTTCATAGTTTGCTTgactggtaattttttattttttgtgacagagtcttgctttcttgcccaggctggagtgcagtgggacaatcttggctcagtgcaagctccgcctcctgagttcacaccattctcccgcctcagcctcccgagtagctgggactacaggcgcccgccaccatgcccggctaattttttgtattttttagtagagatggggtttcaccgtgttacccaggatggtcttgatctcctgaccttgtgatccacccgcctcggcctcccaaagtgctgggattacaggcgtgagccacctcgcccgaccACATGactggtaattttttattggagAATCAGGCActgtgaattttacatttttgggTGCTTGTTAATTTTGGATTTCTGTAAATGTTCTCGGGCTTTGTTCTGGGAGGCAGTTCAGTTACTTAGAAACAGCTTGATTCTTTCAGGTCTCACTTTTGAGATTTGTTAGGGAGGATCTAGCAATGTTTAAACTAGGGCTAATTAATCCCCACTACGAGGGCCCTTCTGAGAGCTCTGACCAATGCTCCATAAATTATGAGGTTTTCCGATCTGGCTGATGGGGACAGGCACTGTCCAGGCTCTGTGTGACTTCTGGCTACTGTTCCAGCCCATTGTTTCGGGTGGTTCTTTCCTTTGTCTCAAGTGGTTTCTTTACACTTATGTGATGAATCACGCTCTGTTGAACACTCAGTGGGGGCCCTTTGCAGATCCCCGGAATTCTCTATGTATCCACCTTTCTCCTCTCCAGTACCCTGTCCTGAGCCCTCTAGCCAGTTTGCTGCTCCAAACTCTCAGCTATCCCCTCACCTCAGAGTCACTTGCTTTGCCTAGGTTCTCCCTCCATGAAATATATCCTCTCAAGCAGTAAGCTGGGAAACCGAGGGGTTCACCTTGTTTGTTTCTTGCCTCTGAGAGATCACTGTCTTTTGTTACCTTATGTCCAGTGTCTTGAAACtcattatttcatgtgttttctgtttg encodes:
- the KNSTRN gene encoding small kinetochore-associated protein isoform X2, giving the protein MAAPKPPPRDRMFRTTWLSTECDSHPLPPSYRKFPFETEAADLAGGATVGSGDLLKESDKDCGQDRRAPGVQPCRLVTMTSVVKTVYNLQPASALSGGQPADTQTRATSKSLLPVRSKEVDVSKQLHSGGPENDVTKITKLRRENGQMKATDTTTRRNVRKGYKPLSKQKSEEELKDKNQLLEAVNKQLHQKLTETQGELKDLTQKVELLEKFRDNCLAILESKGLDPGSETLASRQESTTDHMDSMLLLETLQEELKLFNETAKKQMEELQALKVKLEMKEERARFLEQQTLCNNQVNDLTTALKEMEQLLEM
- the KNSTRN gene encoding small kinetochore-associated protein isoform X3; translation: MAAPKPPPRDRMFRTTWLSTECDSHPLPPSYRKFPFETEAADLAGGATVGSGDLLKESDKDCGQDRRAPGVQPCRLVTMTSVVKTVYNLQPASALSGGQPADTQTRATSKSLLPVRSKEVDVSKQLHSGGPENDVTKITKLRRENGQMKATDTTTRRNVRKGYKPLSKQKSEEELKDKNQLLEAVNKQLHQKLTETQGELKDLTQKVELLEKFRDNCLAILESKGLDPGSETLASRQESTTDHMDSMLLLETLQEELKLFNETAKKQMEELQALKQDVLTTSS
- the KNSTRN gene encoding small kinetochore-associated protein isoform X4, whose translation is MAAPKPPPRDRMFRTTWLSTECDSHPLPPSYRKFPFETEAADLAGGATVGSGDLLKESDKDCGQDRRAPGVQPCRLVTMTSVVKTVYNLQPASALSGGQPADTQTRATSKSLLPVRSKEVDVSKQLHSGGPENDVTKITKLRRENGQMKATDTTTRRNVRKGYKPLSKQKSEEELKDKNQLLEAVNKQLHQKLTETQGELKDLTQKVELLEKFRDNCLAILESKGLDPGSETLASRQESTTDHMDSMLLLETLQEELKLFNETAKKQMEELQQDVLTTSS
- the KNSTRN gene encoding small kinetochore-associated protein isoform X1 yields the protein MAAPKPPPRDRMFRTTWLSTECDSHPLPPSYRKFPFETEAADLAGGATVGSGDLLKESDKDCGQDRRAPGVQPCRLVTMTSVVKTVYNLQPASALSGGQPADTQTRATSKSLLPVRSKEVDVSKQLHSGGPENDVTKITKLRRENGQMKATDTTTRRNVRKGYKPLSKQKSEEELKDKNQLLEAVNKQLHQKLTETQGELKDLTQKVELLEKFRDNCLAILESKGLDPGSETLASRQESTTDHMDSMLLLETLQEELKLFNETAKKQMEELQALKVKLEMKEERARFLEQQTLCNNQVNDLTTALKEMEQLLEIRMF